A stretch of Nilaparvata lugens isolate BPH chromosome 12, ASM1435652v1, whole genome shotgun sequence DNA encodes these proteins:
- the LOC120353901 gene encoding uncharacterized protein LOC120353901, with protein MYYNMFGIELFPPQDLKEKEIAKIEKKRKIKEERKAKIFNPRNKLIDIPGGSTPDDDRTEPSYVHINVDKTNENMEDPETTSTPIPEQSQNRDISGPHSPSKSQFHTAPDYQPKKMYKPRSKIQQTASTARELNSLSESVLRSDIEIEKDSEWNIYGKRVAAQLKRMTPAQALTAQMEINNILRKCSLDDLSWASTGPDRVLNVSTRPMYDPSNNSISSNIFEASPELDTDITQNIIISNTEAPGTSEANPGIFSEVLTALGYKTDGLNK; from the exons atgtattataatatgTTTGGAATAGAATTATTTCCACCTCAAGActtgaaggagaaggagatagcaaaaattgagaaaaagcGAAAAATTAAAGAGGAAAGGAAGGCAAAAATATTCAACCCTAGAAACAAATTGATTGAT ATCCCTGGGGGCAGTACACCTGATGATGATCGGACAGAACCATCTTATGTGCATATTAACGTGGATAAAACGAATGAAAATATGGAGGATCCAGAAACCACCAGCACTCCAATACCAGAACAGTCTCAGAATCGGGACATAAGTGGGCCGCACTCACCCTCCAAATCTCAATTCCATACAGCTCCGGACTATCAACCTAAAAAGATGTATAAGCCACGGTCTAAAATTCAGCAAACTGCTTCTACTGCTCGTGAACTCAACAGTTTGAGTGAATCAGTTTTACGCAGTGACATTGAGATTGAGAAAGACAGTGAATGGAACATTTATGGGAAACGCGTGGCAGCACAATTAAAACGTATGACTCCTGCTCAGGCACTCACTGCCCAAATGGAAATCAATAATATCCTAAGAAAGTGCAGTTTGGATGATTTGAGTTGGGCGTCTACAGGACCAGATCGCGTTTTGAATGTGTCTACTAGGCCTATGTATGATCCTTCAAACAATTCCATTTCCAGCAACATCTTCGAGGCATCTCCAGAGCTTGACACAGATATTACTCAGAATATCATTATATCGAACACTGAAGCACCTGGAACTTCCGAGGCCAATCCTGGTATTTTTTCAGAAGTTTTAACCGCTCTTGGCTACAAAACAGATGGATTAAACAAgtag